The Pseudodesulfovibrio cashew genomic sequence GGGGGATGGCGATGCGGACGGCCTGCGGCAGGATGACGAAGCGCATCTGCTGCCATCGGCTCAGGGCGAGGCTCTCTCCGGCTTCCCATTGGCCGTGGGCGATGGATTCGACGCACCCTCGCCAGATTTCGGCCAGGTAGGCGCTGGTGAATAGCGTCAGCCCCAGGGCTGCGGTCAGCAGCGGCGAGATGTCTACGCCCAACAGCCCGATGCCGAAAAAGATCAGGAAGAGCTGCATCAGCAGCGGGGTGTCCTGGAAGAATTCGATGTAGGCCTTGGCCAGCCTGGCGAACAGGGGGCGGGGCGATATGCGGGCGATGAGCACCATCAGGCCGACGATGCCGCCGGAAATGAAGGCGATCAGGGAGAGCGCCACGGTCCACGCGCCGCCGACAAGCAGGTGCCGGATGATGTCCCAAAGGGAAAATTCGATCATGCCGTCCTCCCGTCGATGTAGCGCCGTCCTATTTCATGCAGGAACTTGCGGACCGCCAAGGCCAGCAAGAGATACATGAGCGTGCTGAATGCGTAGATCTCGAATGCCCGGAAGGTCCGGGACTGGATGAGATTGGCCGCATAAGTCAGCTCCTGCGCCGCGACCTGGGAGCAGACCGCCGAACCGAGCATGACGATGATGACCTGGCTGCACAGGGCCGGCCAGACGTTTTTCAGGGCGGGCCGGAGAATGACGAAACGGAAAGTCTGCCACCTGCTCAGGGCCAGAGATTCGGCCGCTTCCAGTTGTCCCCTCGGGACGGACATGACCCCTGCGCGGATGATCTCGGTGGAATACGCGCCGAGATTGAGCGCCATGGCCAGGAAAGAGGCCTCCCAACCGCTCAGCTTCACACCCATGGCGGGCAGGCCGAAGAAGATGAAATAGAGTTGGACGAGGAAGGGAGTGTTTCGGATGCACTCCACATATACCGTATAAACGGGATACAGCACCCTCAGCTTCCAGGCCCGGGAGACCGCGCCCAGGATGCCGGCCGCGATCCCGATCGCCGACCCGAGTCCGGTCAGCAGAAGGGTCATCAGCGCTCCTTCGACGAACACTTCCCAGTTGCTGATGATCGGCTCTATGGAAAATTGATAGGACATTGTTTGCGCCTTGGCGGGGCGGGAGGCCAGCCTCCCGCCCCGGATGGTTGCTACAGGTTTTCGGGCAGGGGGTTGTGCAGCCACTTCTCGGAGATCTTGCCGAGGGAGCCGTCCTTCTTGGCGTCGGCGATGATGGCGTTGACCCGGGCCATGAGCGCGGGCTGTTCCTTGGCCAGACCGACGTAGCAGGGGGAGTTCTTGATCATGAATTTGGTCTCAAGCATCTTGGCGGGCTTCTTCTCGTTGATGGAAGCGGCCACGACGTTGCCGGTAGCGACCAGGTCCACCTGGCCGGACTGGTAAGCGGTGATGGTGGAGCTGTTGTCCTCGAAGCGTTTGATAACGGTGGACTTGGGGGCGATCTTGGTCAGCTCCAGGTCCTCGATGGAGCCGCGGGTAACGGCGACGGTCTTGCCTTCCAGGTCGGCTGCGCTGCCGATCTTTTCGTCAGCGGTGCCGAAGACGCCGTTGAAGAACGGGGCGTAGGCGTCGGAAAAGTCGATGACCGCAGCGCGCTTGGGGTTTTTGCCCAGCGAGGAGATGACCAGGTCCACCTTGC encodes the following:
- a CDS encoding amino acid ABC transporter permease, which codes for MIEFSLWDIIRHLLVGGAWTVALSLIAFISGGIVGLMVLIARISPRPLFARLAKAYIEFFQDTPLLMQLFLIFFGIGLLGVDISPLLTAALGLTLFTSAYLAEIWRGCVESIAHGQWEAGESLALSRWQQMRFVILPQAVRIAIPPTVGFSVQVVKGTAVTSIIGFMEITKTGSMISNATFRPLLVYGLVAVGYFIICFPLSALARQIERRLHAACSR
- a CDS encoding amino acid ABC transporter permease, which gives rise to MSYQFSIEPIISNWEVFVEGALMTLLLTGLGSAIGIAAGILGAVSRAWKLRVLYPVYTVYVECIRNTPFLVQLYFIFFGLPAMGVKLSGWEASFLAMALNLGAYSTEIIRAGVMSVPRGQLEAAESLALSRWQTFRFVILRPALKNVWPALCSQVIIVMLGSAVCSQVAAQELTYAANLIQSRTFRAFEIYAFSTLMYLLLALAVRKFLHEIGRRYIDGRTA
- a CDS encoding transporter substrate-binding domain-containing protein, coding for MKTTIRTICTLALAFALTAVLTAAPAMASDTLAQVKDSGVLKVAVPQDFPPFGSVGSDMQPIGYDIDMASLIASKLGVKVVLVPVTSTNRIPYLTTGKVDLVISSLGKNPKRAAVIDFSDAYAPFFNGVFGTADEKIGSAADLEGKTVAVTRGSIEDLELTKIAPKSTVIKRFEDNSSTITAYQSGQVDLVATGNVVAASINEKKPAKMLETKFMIKNSPCYVGLAKEQPALMARVNAIIADAKKDGSLGKISEKWLHNPLPENL